The Radiobacillus deserti genomic interval AGCCTGTGATCGGAAGAAGCTGGATGGACATCCCGATATTCTGGAAAATTTGGAATGTGAACATTCCAATGAATCCAGTAATCAAATAACTTCCAAACGGGTCATTACTTTGCAGTGCAATGTGAATTAGACGGTAAATGAGTAAAAAGAAAAGGGTGACAAGGATACTAGAACCGAGAAAACCGAATTGCTCTGAAATCGCGGTAAAAATCATATCCGTGTGCTGCTCTGGAATTTCCGTCACTTCAAATTCTCTAAATCCTTTACCAGTAAGCTGTCCAGATCCTATCGCCATCATAGCTTGGATTAGATGATATCCTCCTGATTTACTATATCTCTCAGGGTCTAGCCAGCCATTGAATCGAGATTCTACGTGGTCAAAGCCACTTTTGTCCATAAAAGCATCCATTTCTTTAGGGAAATAGAAGAACAATGCTACTACGATTCCCGCTATGACAGCAACGGAAGCGAGAATCGTAAAAAGGATTCTCCAACGAACTCCTGATACTAAAATCATACAGCCCACGATGGCAGAAAGGACAAGAAACCCTCCTAAATCGGGTTGGATTGCCACTAAGCCCATAGGTGGTAGGGATACGAGTAATATTTTTCCAAGCAACCATATATCGCTTTTAATGGATTTATATTTCGTATTTTCATGATGTCCCATAATCAAATGGGCAATCGTAATCACGAGAAAAACCTTCATGAACTCGGCTGGCTGCATCGTTCCAAATACAGGTATATTCATCCAGCTCGTAGCCCCATTAACCGTTTTGATAAGCGGCGGTCCTGGAAAATTGAAAGCAAGCATGAGTAGTAATATCATCCCGAGCCCATATAAAAACCAGGTGATTTGTCTAAGTCGGTCATAATCAACGAGCATAACGACTGCGATAGCCATCGATCCGACAATGTACCAGACAACTTGTTTTAGAAAGTAGTTTTGATCCAGAGTAGGCTGTAACGAGTAAATGGTAAAACAGCTCACAATGCCGAGCAATATTAAAATTAAAATTAAGGAATAATCTATATTAGGTGTATTCGAATTTCTTGAACTCATTTTGATTCCTTTCTAACTAAGAAATTCAGTCAATTATTTGTATAAGTGTATGGAACTGTTCGTTCATTTAATAAAGATAAAAATAAAAATGTATCTCTACGTTAACTTTTCCTTTAAAATTATTAGTATAGCTTTTTATGACAATATATACTATCAGTTTACATCATTAGTAAAGTTTTTTCACTGCATCGTTTGAAAAAGATAATGACTTTGTCGAATAGGTCCTGCTTCCATTTATATCGACGAATGAACGAGGAAAAAAGTTTCTTCTTTCTATAAAATAGTGGATAATGTTCACAGGCAA includes:
- a CDS encoding FtsW/RodA/SpoVE family cell cycle protein, which encodes MSSRNSNTPNIDYSLILILILLGIVSCFTIYSLQPTLDQNYFLKQVVWYIVGSMAIAVVMLVDYDRLRQITWFLYGLGMILLLMLAFNFPGPPLIKTVNGATSWMNIPVFGTMQPAEFMKVFLVITIAHLIMGHHENTKYKSIKSDIWLLGKILLVSLPPMGLVAIQPDLGGFLVLSAIVGCMILVSGVRWRILFTILASVAVIAGIVVALFFYFPKEMDAFMDKSGFDHVESRFNGWLDPERYSKSGGYHLIQAMMAIGSGQLTGKGFREFEVTEIPEQHTDMIFTAISEQFGFLGSSILVTLFFLLIYRLIHIALQSNDPFGSYLITGFIGMFTFQIFQNIGMSIQLLPITGLPLPFISYGGSSTLTYLLAIGIVLNIHSRTKQYMFD